In one window of Candidatus Avedoeria danica DNA:
- a CDS encoding glucose-6-phosphate isomerase, with the protein MPIHLQPGPAAAAIAARLAAWRTAAVAARLFAHDAALWTDAGIADTPNDPIAARLGWLDLPVTSPASLSAWQLLADQARADGMRHIVLLGMGGSSLGAEVLARSLPRAAGAPELIVCDSTHPAFVRSVDAVVDPSRALVVAASKSGTTVETTAHFAHWWERLRANVADPAAHCIAITDAGSPLASLAAERGFRACVLAPGDVGGRFSVLGPFGLLPAMLAGVEVAPVLAGAATARAGQDGAAERFASVEQASGIVLGAALGEWAVAGLDTLLIDARPPFDAMTGWLEQLLGESLGKRGRGLFPARPWSGASGRRADRVVIEVGPTDAVEPEGDGLSSASVRVRMGSPADLGAALFEWEVATATAALVIGVQPFDQPDVEAAKRFARAAATGQGSARPEAGGQAGDPRAADIADVLRVARPWLAAIPPEGAIAVQAFLPPTAANDAALDGLARALGDATGAAIAWAYGPRYLHSTGQLHKGGPAWVHCLQLVDGDVGHAPDDDVPIPDAGLTFGALIAAQAAGDAAALAALGRPPFVVRIGGA; encoded by the coding sequence GTGCCGATCCACCTCCAGCCCGGCCCCGCCGCGGCCGCCATCGCCGCGCGCCTTGCGGCATGGCGCACCGCCGCTGTCGCCGCCCGCCTCTTCGCGCACGACGCCGCACTTTGGACGGACGCCGGCATCGCCGACACGCCCAACGACCCGATCGCCGCTCGGCTGGGCTGGCTCGACCTGCCTGTCACCTCGCCCGCATCGCTCTCTGCCTGGCAGCTGTTGGCCGATCAGGCGCGGGCCGACGGCATGCGCCACATCGTCCTCCTCGGGATGGGCGGCTCGAGCCTCGGCGCCGAGGTCCTTGCCCGCAGCCTGCCGCGTGCCGCCGGCGCGCCCGAACTCATCGTGTGCGACAGCACGCACCCAGCGTTCGTCCGCAGCGTCGATGCGGTCGTCGATCCGTCCCGCGCGCTCGTCGTCGCCGCCAGCAAGTCGGGCACGACCGTCGAGACGACGGCGCACTTTGCCCACTGGTGGGAGCGCCTCCGCGCCAACGTCGCGGATCCGGCCGCGCACTGCATCGCGATCACGGATGCCGGCTCGCCGCTGGCGTCGCTCGCGGCGGAGCGCGGCTTCCGCGCGTGCGTCTTGGCGCCCGGCGACGTCGGCGGGCGGTTCAGCGTCCTCGGGCCGTTCGGCCTGCTGCCGGCGATGCTCGCCGGCGTCGAAGTCGCGCCGGTGCTGGCGGGCGCGGCGACGGCGCGGGCGGGACAGGACGGGGCCGCCGAGCGATTCGCCTCCGTCGAGCAGGCGTCGGGCATCGTGCTCGGCGCCGCCCTCGGCGAGTGGGCCGTGGCGGGCCTGGACACGCTGTTGATCGATGCCCGGCCGCCGTTCGACGCGATGACCGGCTGGCTGGAGCAGCTCCTCGGCGAGAGCCTGGGCAAGCGGGGGCGTGGACTGTTCCCGGCGCGGCCGTGGAGCGGCGCATCGGGCCGTCGGGCCGACCGCGTGGTCATCGAGGTCGGCCCGACGGACGCCGTTGAGCCGGAGGGCGACGGGCTGTCGTCGGCGAGCGTCCGCGTGCGGATGGGGTCACCGGCCGACCTTGGCGCCGCTCTGTTCGAATGGGAGGTCGCCACGGCGACGGCCGCGCTCGTGATCGGCGTGCAGCCGTTCGACCAGCCCGACGTCGAGGCGGCCAAGCGATTCGCACGCGCGGCTGCGACCGGTCAGGGGTCGGCACGGCCGGAAGCCGGTGGCCAGGCGGGCGATCCGCGGGCCGCCGACATCGCCGACGTCCTTCGCGTCGCCCGGCCATGGCTGGCGGCGATCCCGCCGGAGGGGGCGATCGCCGTGCAGGCCTTTCTGCCGCCGACGGCCGCGAACGACGCCGCGCTGGACGGCCTGGCGCGGGCGCTCGGCGACGCGACGGGCGCGGCTATCGCGTGGGCGTACGGACCGCGCTATCTCCACTCGACGGGCCAGCTCCACAAGGGCGGGCCGGCGTGGGTACACTGCCTCCAGCTCGTTGACGGCGACGTCGGCCACGCGCCGGACGACGACGTGCCGATTCCGGACGCCGGTTTGACGTTCGGTGCGCTCATCGCCGCCCAGGCTGCCGGCGACGCCGCCGCCCTGGCCGCGCTCGGGCGACCCCCGTTCGTCGTTCGCATCGGCGGCGCGTAA
- a CDS encoding GNAT family N-acetyltransferase, with product MKPLPISIRPFEQTDAEYEARTALSNAMYSDDYVDTVAEAKHDDAHRDPKIHIERWMAYGPDGTLVGISSAGQSSWSYHPRKLYVDVNVHPDWRRRGVGTQLFDHIRASVERFDPAKLSVGVRDDQADAIRFAERRGFSELMREWENHLDLAMYNPSAFAGKSEAVEASGIRLATLTELRAEDPDGWGRRLFEVSNAAAADIPSADKHTDPDYDVWIKRIVDSPNLVPDGFMIAVVDGEMAGISTLWLSQGEPDVVYTGLTGVRREYRRRGIALALKLRALEYARSNGFKKVKTWNNTGNQGMLAINYALGFKPQPAWIDYALILDPAVAEATAWENPGTFVDPATIAVPVG from the coding sequence ATGAAGCCCCTTCCGATTTCCATTCGCCCGTTCGAACAGACGGATGCCGAGTACGAAGCGCGCACCGCCCTTTCGAACGCCATGTACTCCGACGACTACGTCGACACCGTCGCCGAGGCGAAACACGACGACGCGCACCGCGACCCGAAGATCCACATCGAGCGCTGGATGGCCTACGGGCCGGACGGCACACTCGTCGGGATCTCCTCCGCTGGGCAGTCGTCCTGGTCCTACCATCCGCGCAAGCTGTACGTCGACGTCAACGTCCACCCGGATTGGCGCCGCCGCGGTGTCGGCACGCAGCTGTTCGACCACATCCGCGCCTCGGTTGAGCGGTTCGACCCGGCCAAGCTCTCGGTCGGCGTCCGCGACGACCAGGCCGACGCGATTCGCTTTGCCGAACGCCGGGGCTTCAGCGAGCTGATGCGCGAGTGGGAGAACCACCTCGACCTGGCCATGTACAACCCGTCGGCGTTTGCCGGCAAGTCGGAGGCCGTCGAGGCATCGGGCATCCGCCTCGCGACGCTCACCGAGCTGCGCGCCGAGGACCCCGATGGCTGGGGCCGGCGGCTGTTCGAGGTCTCGAACGCAGCGGCGGCCGACATCCCGTCGGCCGACAAGCACACCGACCCGGACTACGACGTCTGGATCAAGCGGATCGTCGACAGCCCGAACCTGGTGCCCGACGGCTTCATGATCGCCGTCGTCGACGGCGAGATGGCCGGCATCTCAACGCTGTGGCTCAGCCAGGGCGAGCCGGACGTCGTCTACACCGGCCTGACCGGCGTCCGCCGGGAGTACCGCCGTCGCGGGATCGCACTGGCGCTCAAGCTGCGCGCGCTCGAGTACGCCCGGTCGAACGGTTTCAAGAAGGTGAAGACCTGGAACAACACCGGCAATCAGGGCATGCTCGCGATCAACTACGCGCTCGGCTTCAAGCCGCAGCCGGCCTGGATCGACTACGCTCTGATCCTCGACCCGGCAGTGGCCGAGGCGACTGCGTGGGAGAACCCGGGGACGTTCGTGGATCCGGCCACGATCGCGGTGCCGGTGGGTTGA
- a CDS encoding MarR family transcriptional regulator has protein sequence MEPYVCEGVLGAWRSFLTAHARLVEAVDHRLAEAGCVCLGTCDVLLALRDAPDHRRRMHELADHVVLSRSGLTRLVDRLEAEGLLRRERCPNDRRGAYAALTDAGEQALATAWPVYASSVAELFGGALTADDAARLTAALDRAVASAVAERSA, from the coding sequence ATGGAACCCTACGTCTGCGAGGGCGTCCTCGGCGCCTGGCGGTCCTTCCTGACCGCACATGCGCGCCTGGTCGAAGCCGTCGATCACCGCCTGGCCGAGGCCGGCTGCGTCTGCCTCGGCACGTGCGATGTGCTGCTCGCGCTACGCGACGCGCCGGACCACCGCCGCCGGATGCACGAGTTGGCGGATCACGTCGTCCTCAGCCGCAGCGGCTTGACGCGGCTCGTGGACCGGCTGGAGGCCGAAGGCCTGCTGCGGCGTGAGCGCTGCCCGAACGACCGGCGCGGGGCGTACGCCGCGTTGACCGACGCCGGCGAGCAGGCGCTCGCGACCGCCTGGCCGGTGTATGCGTCCAGCGTGGCCGAGCTGTTCGGCGGCGCGCTCACCGCGGATGACGCCGCGCGTCTGACCGCAGCGCTCGATCGCGCGGTGGCGTCCGCCGTCGCCGAACGCAGCGCCTGA
- a CDS encoding sodium-translocating pyrophosphatase, whose product MARSIRCALQPVCARTVTRLVAATSAVTLWALDRATVLAASPLQEHTGGGELSLELPANMWTDAPFFGGTMGARPLLLGGVVVCVLGLLFGWWTYQRVKALPTHSSMREISELIYETCKTYLLTQGRFLLILWAFIAAVMLLYFGVFANAGPTQLILILVFSLIGIAGSFGVAWFGIRINTLANSRTAFAALRGKPMGISVIPLQSGMSIGMLLISVELILMLFILLFVPNAYVGACFVGFAIGESLGAAALRIAGGIFTKIADIGSDLMKIVFNIKEDDARNPGVIADCTGDNAGDSVGPTADGFETYGVTGVALISFILLAVTDPNVQVQLLVWIFMMRVMMIVASGLSYMVNNQITKSRFSGAATMNFESPLTWLVWITSIVSVVFTYAASMMLIPAIGGDPSLWWKLATIITCGTLAGAIIPELVKIFTSTESRHVEEVVTASREGGASLNILSGLVAGNFSAFWLGLAIVGLMAVAYGVSTLGLGALMAAPAVFAFGLVAFGFLGMGPVTIAVDSYGPVTDNAQSIYELSVIESIPGVAGEIEKAHGFRVDFERAKDLLEENDGAGNTFKATAKPVLIGTAVVGATTMIFSIIVTLAKGLPGAPTSFASPAELQTALDAASIYLSVLHPTFLLGLITGGAMIYWFTGASMQAVVTGAYRAVEFIKANIKLDDGGDRASVEDSKKVVEICTLYAQKGMFNIFLAVFFGTLAFAFVEEWFFIGYLISIALFGLFQAIFMANAGGAWDNAKKIVETHLKEKGTELHAATVVGDTVGDPFKDTSSVAINPVIKFTTLFGLLAVELGVKIGASQGQTIRLVVALACLAVCLAFVYRSFYGMRIRSAA is encoded by the coding sequence ATGGCTCGTTCGATTCGATGCGCGCTGCAACCGGTTTGCGCGCGCACAGTGACCCGCCTCGTCGCGGCCACGTCGGCCGTCACGCTTTGGGCGCTCGACCGCGCCACCGTCCTCGCCGCGAGCCCCCTCCAGGAACACACGGGCGGCGGCGAGCTCTCGCTCGAGCTGCCGGCGAACATGTGGACGGACGCGCCCTTCTTCGGCGGGACGATGGGCGCGCGGCCGTTGCTGCTCGGCGGCGTCGTGGTTTGCGTCCTCGGGCTGCTCTTCGGCTGGTGGACCTACCAGCGCGTGAAGGCGCTGCCGACGCACAGCTCGATGCGCGAGATCTCCGAGCTGATCTACGAGACCTGCAAGACCTACCTGCTCACCCAAGGGCGATTCCTCCTCATCCTGTGGGCGTTCATCGCCGCCGTCATGCTCCTGTACTTCGGCGTCTTCGCGAACGCCGGGCCGACGCAGCTCATCCTGATCCTCGTCTTCAGCCTGATCGGCATCGCCGGCAGCTTCGGCGTGGCATGGTTCGGGATCCGGATCAACACCCTCGCCAACAGCCGCACCGCCTTCGCGGCGCTGCGCGGCAAGCCGATGGGGATCAGCGTCATCCCGCTCCAGAGCGGCATGAGCATCGGCATGCTCCTGATCAGCGTCGAGCTGATCCTCATGCTCTTCATTCTCCTCTTCGTTCCGAATGCCTATGTGGGCGCGTGCTTCGTCGGCTTCGCGATCGGCGAGTCGCTCGGCGCCGCGGCGCTGCGCATCGCCGGCGGCATCTTCACGAAGATCGCCGACATCGGCTCCGACCTGATGAAGATCGTCTTCAACATCAAGGAGGACGATGCCCGCAACCCCGGCGTCATCGCGGACTGCACGGGCGACAACGCCGGCGACTCGGTCGGCCCGACGGCGGATGGCTTCGAGACGTACGGCGTGACGGGCGTGGCGCTGATCAGCTTCATCCTGCTGGCCGTCACGGATCCGAACGTCCAGGTTCAGCTCCTGGTCTGGATCTTCATGATGCGCGTCATGATGATCGTCGCCAGCGGCCTGTCCTACATGGTGAACAACCAGATCACGAAGTCGCGCTTCAGCGGCGCGGCGACGATGAACTTTGAGTCGCCCCTCACGTGGCTCGTGTGGATCACGTCGATCGTGTCGGTCGTGTTCACGTACGCAGCGTCGATGATGCTGATCCCGGCGATCGGCGGCGACCCATCGCTGTGGTGGAAGCTGGCGACGATCATCACATGCGGCACGCTGGCCGGGGCGATCATCCCCGAGCTCGTGAAGATCTTCACGTCCACCGAGTCCCGCCACGTCGAAGAGGTCGTCACGGCCTCGCGTGAGGGCGGGGCGTCGTTGAACATCCTGTCCGGCCTCGTCGCCGGCAACTTCAGCGCCTTCTGGCTCGGATTGGCGATTGTCGGCCTGATGGCCGTCGCCTACGGCGTCAGCACGCTCGGCCTCGGGGCATTGATGGCGGCGCCGGCCGTCTTCGCGTTCGGCCTCGTCGCGTTCGGCTTCCTCGGCATGGGCCCGGTGACGATCGCCGTCGACAGCTATGGCCCGGTGACGGACAACGCGCAGAGCATCTACGAGCTGTCCGTCATCGAGAGCATCCCGGGCGTGGCCGGCGAGATCGAGAAGGCGCACGGCTTCCGCGTGGACTTCGAGCGCGCGAAGGACCTCCTGGAGGAGAACGACGGCGCCGGCAACACGTTCAAGGCCACCGCCAAACCGGTTCTCATCGGCACGGCGGTGGTGGGCGCGACGACGATGATCTTCTCGATCATCGTGACGCTGGCCAAGGGCCTGCCCGGCGCACCGACGTCCTTCGCCTCCCCTGCCGAGCTCCAGACGGCGCTCGACGCCGCTTCCATCTACCTGTCCGTCCTCCACCCGACGTTCCTGCTCGGCCTGATCACGGGCGGGGCGATGATCTACTGGTTCACCGGCGCCAGCATGCAGGCCGTCGTGACCGGCGCCTACCGGGCCGTCGAGTTCATCAAGGCGAACATCAAGCTGGACGACGGGGGCGACAGGGCCTCGGTCGAGGACTCCAAGAAGGTCGTCGAGATCTGCACGCTCTACGCCCAGAAGGGGATGTTCAACATCTTCCTGGCCGTGTTCTTCGGCACGCTGGCGTTTGCCTTCGTCGAGGAGTGGTTCTTCATCGGCTACCTGATCTCGATCGCGCTCTTCGGGCTCTTCCAGGCGATCTTCATGGCCAACGCCGGCGGCGCATGGGACAACGCCAAGAAGATCGTCGAGACGCACCTCAAGGAGAAGGGCACCGAGCTGCACGCGGCCACCGTCGTCGGCGACACGGTGGGCGACCCGTTCAAGGACACGAGCTCGGTGGCGATCAACCCGGTCATCAAGTTCACGACGCTCTTCGGCCTGCTCGCAGTCGAGCTCGGCGTGAAGATCGGCGCGTCGCAGGGCCAGACAATTCGACTCGTCGTCGCGCTCGCCTGCCTGGCCGTGTGCCTTGCCTTCGTCTACCGCTCGTTCTACGGCATGCGGATCCGGTCCGCCGCATGA
- a CDS encoding glycoside hydrolase has product MSHPMTRRTLLSRLLALATVGAAPSVRPGGTSQRAALAAAARIYIAPDDHTDYFWTADDETYARVFVETLDFYLDRIDASEAAGLPSAHHARWNCDGWLWVREYEEAKDAAAFDRLIGRIKDGHISVPLNALVLVQGGAPLEAVLRGMFYPGRLERRHDVRLPLAVAMENQTLPYGLGSLWAGSGARYSWKGICGCSSRVPTAGDRPHDIYWWVGPDGQRILMKWHSMLGGNDGSGGYAEIRRVADAIEYVTPGTGDAAFRERYPFDVIGLFGQGWDDLATRSDDVTEAARTLSDARREVRVSNEVDFFTDFEARYGNGIPEHGAAFGNEWDVLIASMNETTARVRRAVERLRSAEALAAVVGLHSPDAFDDLASARDRCFGNLGLYYEHDWTADGQFPREVRAAWQVRLADEIEGYVEQLHDRGTAHLGHQIGAGGPLPAPVEPSAAVERWFVFNPLGWSRTDVVDLAVAGGPRPVRVIDVERGRDVPHQWWSDPFDAAAPPALRVLAADVPSVGYRVLAVVDAGSGSNDATHDGRVALDGDALVNDHFQVDVGADGRLVRLIDRARANRNVGPRDGDRCNALVRRDGGDDGGGAATATRRAAATGPVTAAFAAAIDRPRRHTTAVSVHAGVARIDIDSRIEESFDEVLAWSFGFGIDDPLVWHEEVGAIIAARLLGDGGHYSPRAARYDWLTLNHFAAIGPRTGDGPWIVLANRDCSFFRLGMSTPERLVTDDPRLFALAGGQVDGPTLGIPSQGDVTEHRYRFSVTTMDRFDAAAAMRFALAATNPLVAGRVTSSVGGRPSDTWGLLTVSDPDVLLWALKPAEDAGPGHLSVRLWNLADRPATPLVRIRPPHALTGALRTTHIETPIAPEGLRGGALPAELGKAELGTWQLSIGRPARTGGQVIWLPELRNDV; this is encoded by the coding sequence ATGTCCCACCCGATGACCCGCCGCACGCTGCTGTCGCGCCTGCTCGCCCTCGCGACGGTCGGCGCCGCACCATCCGTACGCCCCGGCGGCACGTCGCAGCGCGCCGCGCTCGCTGCGGCGGCGCGGATCTACATCGCCCCCGACGATCACACGGACTACTTTTGGACGGCCGACGACGAGACCTACGCCCGGGTGTTCGTCGAAACGCTCGACTTCTACCTGGACCGGATCGACGCCTCCGAAGCGGCCGGCCTGCCGTCGGCGCACCACGCCCGCTGGAACTGCGACGGCTGGCTTTGGGTCCGGGAGTACGAGGAAGCCAAGGACGCCGCGGCGTTCGATCGCCTGATCGGCCGGATCAAGGACGGCCACATCAGCGTGCCGTTGAACGCGCTCGTCCTCGTGCAGGGCGGCGCACCGCTCGAAGCGGTGCTGCGCGGGATGTTCTACCCGGGCCGGTTGGAGCGCCGCCACGACGTTCGCTTGCCGCTGGCCGTGGCGATGGAGAACCAGACGCTGCCGTACGGTCTCGGCAGCCTGTGGGCGGGCAGCGGCGCGCGCTACAGCTGGAAGGGCATCTGCGGCTGCTCGTCGCGCGTGCCGACGGCCGGCGACCGACCGCACGACATCTATTGGTGGGTCGGCCCGGACGGGCAGCGGATCCTCATGAAGTGGCACAGCATGCTCGGCGGCAACGACGGCTCGGGCGGCTACGCCGAGATCCGCAGGGTGGCGGATGCGATCGAGTACGTGACGCCCGGCACCGGCGACGCCGCCTTCCGCGAACGCTACCCGTTCGACGTCATCGGCCTCTTCGGCCAGGGCTGGGACGATCTGGCGACCCGGTCCGATGACGTCACCGAGGCCGCGCGCACGCTGTCCGACGCCCGGCGCGAGGTGCGCGTGTCCAACGAGGTCGACTTCTTCACCGACTTCGAGGCGCGCTACGGCAACGGCATCCCCGAGCACGGCGCCGCGTTCGGCAACGAGTGGGATGTCCTCATCGCCTCGATGAACGAGACGACCGCCCGCGTCCGCCGCGCCGTCGAGCGCCTGCGCTCCGCCGAGGCGCTGGCGGCCGTCGTGGGCCTCCACTCGCCCGATGCGTTCGACGACCTCGCCTCCGCCCGCGACCGCTGCTTCGGCAACTTGGGCCTCTACTACGAGCACGACTGGACGGCCGACGGCCAGTTCCCGCGCGAAGTGCGCGCCGCCTGGCAGGTCCGGCTGGCGGACGAGATCGAAGGTTATGTCGAGCAACTGCACGACCGAGGGACCGCGCACCTCGGCCATCAGATCGGCGCCGGCGGCCCGCTGCCCGCGCCGGTCGAGCCGTCCGCTGCCGTCGAACGGTGGTTCGTCTTCAACCCCCTCGGCTGGTCGCGCACGGACGTCGTCGACCTGGCCGTCGCCGGCGGACCGCGCCCGGTCCGCGTGATCGACGTCGAGCGCGGCCGCGACGTGCCGCACCAGTGGTGGAGCGATCCGTTCGACGCCGCAGCGCCGCCGGCACTGCGCGTCCTCGCGGCCGACGTTCCGTCCGTCGGCTACCGTGTTCTTGCGGTCGTCGACGCCGGGTCCGGTTCGAACGACGCGACACATGATGGACGCGTGGCCCTCGACGGCGATGCGCTCGTGAACGACCACTTCCAAGTCGATGTCGGGGCCGACGGCCGGCTGGTGCGCTTGATCGATCGAGCGAGGGCGAACCGCAATGTCGGCCCGCGCGACGGCGACCGCTGCAACGCGCTCGTCCGACGCGACGGCGGCGATGACGGAGGCGGGGCAGCAACGGCGACGCGGCGCGCAGCCGCGACCGGCCCGGTGACCGCCGCGTTCGCTGCCGCGATCGATCGTCCGCGCCGCCACACGACGGCCGTCAGCGTGCACGCCGGCGTCGCGCGGATCGACATCGACAGCCGGATCGAAGAGAGCTTCGACGAGGTTCTCGCGTGGTCGTTCGGCTTCGGCATCGACGATCCGCTCGTTTGGCACGAGGAAGTCGGGGCGATCATAGCGGCGCGGCTGCTCGGCGACGGCGGCCACTACAGCCCGCGTGCGGCGCGCTACGACTGGCTCACGCTCAACCACTTCGCGGCGATCGGCCCGCGCACCGGCGACGGCCCGTGGATCGTGCTGGCGAACCGCGACTGCTCGTTCTTCCGCCTGGGCATGAGCACGCCCGAGCGCCTCGTGACGGACGACCCGCGCCTGTTCGCGCTCGCCGGCGGCCAGGTCGACGGACCAACGCTCGGGATTCCCTCCCAGGGCGACGTCACCGAGCACCGCTACCGCTTCAGCGTGACGACGATGGACCGCTTCGACGCCGCCGCCGCCATGCGCTTCGCCCTCGCCGCCACGAACCCGCTCGTCGCCGGCCGCGTCACCTCGTCCGTCGGCGGCCGCCCGTCCGACACGTGGGGGCTGTTGACCGTCAGCGACCCGGACGTCCTCCTATGGGCGCTCAAGCCCGCCGAGGACGCCGGTCCCGGGCACCTCAGCGTGCGCCTGTGGAACCTGGCCGATCGCCCCGCCACCCCCCTCGTCCGCATCCGGCCTCCGCACGCGCTCACCGGCGCGCTGCGCACGACGCACATCGAAACCCCGATCGCCCCCGAGGGCCTGCGCGGCGGCGCGCTGCCGGCCGAGCTCGGCAAGGCCGAACTCGGCACGTGGCAGCTGTCCATCGGCCGTCCGGCGCGAACGGGCGGGCAGGTGATCTGGCTGCCGGAGCTGCGCAACGACGTGTGA
- a CDS encoding Rrf2 family transcriptional regulator: MLSQTAEYALRAVVCLGARPEKAQTAQAIAAYSQVPAPYLAKILKDLARVGLLRSQRGREGGFMLARPAGEMSVLSVVNAIDPLKRILVCPLDRPEHSGQLCPLHQRLDEAAAYLERSFAAWTIADLVTAGSLQPLSCQFPVPEPSASCTVAALRGVEQGG; this comes from the coding sequence ATGCTTTCACAGACCGCCGAGTACGCGCTGCGGGCCGTCGTCTGCCTTGGCGCGCGGCCCGAAAAGGCGCAGACCGCCCAAGCGATCGCCGCGTACAGCCAGGTGCCGGCGCCCTACTTGGCGAAGATCCTCAAGGACCTCGCCCGCGTCGGGCTGCTGCGCTCCCAGCGCGGGCGGGAAGGCGGATTCATGCTGGCGCGACCTGCCGGCGAAATGTCGGTGCTGAGCGTCGTGAACGCAATCGACCCGCTCAAGCGCATCCTCGTCTGCCCGCTCGATCGCCCGGAGCACAGCGGCCAGCTCTGCCCGCTCCACCAACGCCTCGACGAGGCCGCCGCCTACCTCGAGCGGTCGTTCGCCGCCTGGACGATCGCCGACCTCGTCACGGCGGGATCGCTGCAGCCGCTCAGCTGTCAGTTCCCGGTCCCGGAACCATCGGCATCGTGCACCGTCGCCGCACTGCGCGGCGTTGAACAAGGAGGATGA
- a CDS encoding DedA family protein: MIGQFIDVFLHLDQHLNTWAGALGPWLYVLLFAIVFCETGLVVTPFLPGDSLLFAVGALATTPGSPIHVVTVSLLLIVAAILGDATNYAIGRRVGPRVFSRESSWLLNKQHLIRTQHFYEHHGGKTIFLARFMPIVRTFAPFVAGIGRMEYRRFAGYNVAGGITWVVLFIGAGYLFADLPIVKDRFHYVILGIIGVSVLPIVFEFARAQIAARKQRRLPEDGA; the protein is encoded by the coding sequence ATGATCGGCCAGTTCATCGACGTCTTCCTCCACCTGGACCAGCACCTCAATACCTGGGCCGGGGCGCTCGGCCCGTGGCTCTACGTCCTGCTGTTTGCGATCGTGTTCTGCGAGACCGGCCTCGTCGTCACGCCGTTCCTGCCCGGCGACTCGCTGCTGTTTGCCGTCGGTGCGCTGGCGACGACGCCCGGCTCGCCGATCCACGTCGTGACGGTCTCGCTGCTGCTGATCGTGGCCGCCATCCTGGGCGACGCGACGAACTACGCGATCGGGCGGCGCGTCGGCCCAAGGGTCTTCAGCCGCGAGTCGTCGTGGTTGCTGAACAAGCAGCACCTGATCCGGACGCAGCACTTCTACGAACACCACGGCGGCAAGACGATCTTCCTGGCCCGCTTCATGCCCATCGTCCGCACGTTCGCGCCGTTCGTCGCCGGCATCGGCCGGATGGAGTACCGACGCTTCGCGGGCTACAACGTCGCGGGCGGAATCACGTGGGTCGTGCTCTTCATCGGCGCCGGCTACCTCTTCGCCGACCTGCCGATCGTCAAGGACCGCTTCCACTACGTGATCCTGGGGATCATCGGGGTGTCGGTCCTGCCGATCGTGTTCGAGTTCGCGCGGGCGCAGATCGCGGCGCGCAAGCAGCGGCGGCTGCCGGAGGACGGGGCGTAA
- a CDS encoding carboxymuconolactone decarboxylase family protein: protein MPWIEVIGHDDAEGLLKAEYDAALSRAGRIWHIVSLMSQNARVLQASMRFYGAIMFGPSPLTRSQREMLACVVSRLNGCRY, encoded by the coding sequence ATGCCGTGGATCGAGGTCATCGGCCACGACGATGCCGAAGGGCTGCTGAAGGCCGAGTACGACGCGGCACTGTCGCGCGCCGGCCGGATCTGGCACATCGTCAGCCTGATGAGCCAGAACGCGCGCGTACTCCAAGCGTCGATGCGCTTCTACGGTGCGATCATGTTCGGCCCGTCGCCCCTCACGCGCTCGCAGCGCGAGATGCTGGCGTGCGTCGTCTCGCGCCTGAACGGGTGCCGCTACTGA
- a CDS encoding peroxidase, with protein sequence MNAVAMDWRTAPLAAPDAALCAYADKLTHSPGAMTADDVGALRAAGFDDAGVHDAAQVIGYFNYINRIADGLGIEPEDFVRAWEVAGAP encoded by the coding sequence GTGAACGCCGTCGCGATGGACTGGCGGACCGCGCCGCTGGCCGCGCCGGACGCGGCGCTGTGCGCGTACGCGGACAAGCTCACGCACTCGCCGGGGGCGATGACGGCGGATGACGTCGGTGCGCTGCGAGCGGCGGGGTTCGACGATGCGGGCGTGCACGACGCGGCGCAGGTGATCGGGTACTTCAACTACATCAACCGGATCGCGGACGGGCTCGGGATCGAACCCGAGGACTTCGTGCGGGCGTGGGAGGTGGCGGGGGCGCCGTAG